One Mercurialis annua linkage group LG3, ddMerAnnu1.2, whole genome shotgun sequence DNA window includes the following coding sequences:
- the LOC130015237 gene encoding uncharacterized protein LOC130015237, whose product MCNLWLRATLLQKTNTWTLTKYNGPHIWDMLVSTRNHINFGIIQIADFIKTQVLGQRDIRIKTLMAGILKSLGLTLPYKRVWYGKERAISSVYGDWEYNYTQITKFMDNLVLVNPGSFWHAEGRQTDCGGVECRIFKRIFWTFFPMVDRFPFCKPVLFIDRTHLYGKYKLHMLIASAVDGNNHIMPVAIAIVDSESSESFEYFLDHLGDQVIRDRKVAIVSDRASGLILVLKRPEWEEIDHFFCIRHLMANFHTHIRNNDMKTLVEKEGRTFQEKKYK is encoded by the exons ATGTGCAATTTGTGGTTGCGCGCCACCCTGCTCCAGAAAACCAACACCTGGACGTTGACGAAATATAACGGGCCACACATATGGGATATGCTAGTGTCAACTCGTAACCACATAAATTTTGGAATTATTCAAATTGCCGATTTTATTAAGACTCAAGTGTTGGGGCAGCGTGATATACGGATTAAGACGCTTATGGCGGGAATTTTAAAATCCTTGGGACTGACCCTTCCATATAAGCGGGTGTGGTATGGGAAGGAGAGAGCAATTAGTAGCGTCTACGGGGACTGGGAATATAACTACACGCAAATCACGAAATTCATGGATAACTTGGTCCTCGTGAATCCTGGATCTTTCTGGCATGCCGAAG GCCGCCAAACTGATTGCGGTGGGGTGGAATGTAGAATTTTCAAAAGAATATTTTGGACCTTCTTCCCGATGGTGGACAGATTTCCATTTTGCAAACCAGTTCTATTCATCGACCGGACGCATTTATATGGTAAATATAAATTGCATATGTTGATAGCGTCGGCGGTAGATGGCAACAACCACATAATGCCAGTGGCGATTGCAATAGTTGATTCTGAATCTAGTGAgagttttgaatattttttggaTCATCTTGGAGATCAAGTCATTCGCGATCGAAAGGTGGCCATTGTTTCAGATCGCGCTTCCGGATTAATATTGGTTTTGAAGCGTCCGGAATGGGAAGAGATTGATCACTTTTTCTGTATTCGGCATTTAATGGCCAATTTCCACACTCATATCAGGAATAATGATATGAAGACGCTGGTTGAGAAAGAAG GTCGGACTTTTCAAGAGAAAAAGTACAAGTGA
- the LOC130015236 gene encoding uncharacterized protein LOC130015236: MAIRSPAEYAYLTDEIYLKKEQWVLCWDIKAQRNSVMTANYAESINATLKNIRGLPITAMIEAIFDRLSDMFVKRWETYKGIIAKGVLVITRKDNFRAKGGNIQKVNLRRMKCTCSKFQHHQIPCSHAMTVIQQEKLNPHDFIGWRYQTKNAIQAWNTQFNPLPPDEMWIGSREVPFIPNANLIIL, translated from the exons ATGGCAATAAGATCTCCGGCGGAGTATGCTTATTTGACTGATGAGATATATCTTAAGAAAGAACAATGGGTTTTGTGTTGGGACATTAAAGCGCAAAGGAACAGTGTAATGACAGCGAACTACGCCGAGTCCATAAATGCGACGCTAAAGAATATAAGGGGGCTTCCAATCACCGCGATGATAGAGGCTATCTTTGACAGGCTCAGCGATATGTTCGTCAAGCGTTGGGAAACGTATAAAGGGATAATCGCCAAGGGCGTCTT GGTGATTACTAGGAAGGATAATTTTCGGGCAAAGGGAGGAAATATCCAGAAGGTCAACCTTCGAAGAATGAAGTGCACGTGCAGTAAGTTTCAACACCACCAGATCCCCTGCTCCCATGCTATGACAGTCATTCAACAAGAAAAGTTGAACCCTCACGACTTCATAGGGTGGCGGTACCAAACCAAGAACGCCATACAAGCATGGAATACTCAGTTTAATCCATTACCTCCCGACGAGATGTGGATTGGTTCTCGAGAGGTCCCATTTATTCCAAATGCTAACTTGATAATATTATAG
- the LOC126671235 gene encoding adenylate-forming reductase 03009 yields the protein MQNPVRFSSCRGVAFEIKPHADPFALSTQNNNQDDPKGSGWLSWFQAGGNSSKIFPSTVNRSMSRVSSHFCDLDHEEDDSPEEEEEEVDGIISLKTLEEGKVEEHPLKMASKREQPPKMAARKQESGRLSVILLDQGLFTVYKRLFVVSLTLNIVCLVLAATGNFAYAKNRASLFAIANILALTVCRSEAFLRVVFWLAVKVLGRSWIPLPIKTGTTALLQSLGGIHSGCGVSSIIWLVYSIILTLSDRENTSSAIIAVASAILSLLFLSALAAFPLVRHLHHNIFERTHRFAGWTALALLWAFVFLTISYDPKTKSYSSELGSRLIRQQEFWFTIAITIFIIIPWITVRRVPVKISSPSGHASIIKFEGGVKPGILGRISPSPLSEWHAFGIISDGKDEHMMLAGAVGDFTKSLVANKPSHLWVRQVHFAGLPYLVNMYDRVLLVATGSGICVFLSFLLQPCRASVCVLWVAKGIEQNFGNEIKEMMSGHPKDKVIVHDTAVLGRPNVSQMSIDTAKNWGAEVVIVTSNPEGSRDVVNACKGAGISAFGPIWDS from the coding sequence atgcagaacCCGGTAAGATTTTCAAGCTGCCGTGGAGTAGCATTTGAGATCAAACCACATGCTGATCCATTTGCCTTGTCAACACAAAACAACAATCAAGATGATCCTAAAGGAAGCGGTTGGCTTTCTTGGTTTCAAGCTGGTGGAAATTCGTCTAAAATTTTCCCTTCTACTGTCAACCGATCAATGAGTCGAGTCAGTAGCCATTTTTGTGACCTTGACCATGAAGAGGACGACTCtcctgaagaagaagaagaagaagttgatGGTATCATCAGTTTGAAAACACTGGAAGAAGGAAAAGTGGAGGAGCATCCACTAAAAATGGCTAGTAAGCGAGAGCAACCGCCTAAAATGGCTGCTCGAAAGCAAGAATCGGGCAGGTTGTCGGTAATTCTGCTCGATCAAGGCTTGTTCACCGTCTACAAGCGGCTTTTCGTTGTTTCTTTGACGTTGAACATCGTCTGTTTAGTTCTTGCAGCTACCGGGAACTTTGCATACGCGAAGAACCGAGCTTCACTTTTTGCTATCGCAAACATTCTCGCGCTGACTGTATGCAGAAGCGAAGCATTTCTACGAGTCGTTTTCTGGCTCGCTGTTAAAGTACTCGGAAGGTCATGGATTCCTCTACCGATCAAGACTGGAACCACCGCTCTTCTTCAAAGTCTCGGTGGAATACACAGCGGATGCGGAGTTTCATCTATAATTTGGCTCGTATATTCTATAATTCTCACTCTTAGCGACAGAGAAAACACTTCCTCAGCTATTATAGCTGTAGCCTCCGCGATTCTTTCGCTTCTCTTCCTTTCCGCTTTAGCCGCATTCCCTCTCGTCCGCCATCTCCATCATAATATATTCGAAAGAACTCATCGGTTCGCTGGATGGACCGCTCTAGCTTTACTATGGGCATTCGTGTTCCTCACGATCTCTTACGATCCAAAAACCAAATCCTACAGCAGCGAACTGGGCTCGAGGCTAATCAGGCAGCAGGAATTCTGGTTCACAATAGCTATTACAATTTTTATCATAATCCCGTGGATAACAGTCAGAAGAGTACCTGTCAAAATATCTTCCCCGTCAGGCCACGCCTCGATTATTAAGTTCGAAGGAGGAGTAAAACCTGGAATTCTCGGACGAATCAGCCCATCTCCATTATCCGAGTGGCATGCTTTCGGAATTATCTCTGACGGGAAAGACGAACACATGATGCTAGCCGGTGCAGTGGGCGATTTCACAAAATCTCTAGTCGCGAACAAACCGAGCCATTTATGGGTTCGACAAGTGCACTTCGCAGGCTTGCCTTATCTAGTGAACATGTACGACAGAGTTCTTTTAGTCGCGACAGGTTCCGGTATTTGCGTGTTTCTGTCGTTTCTATTACAGCCATGTCGAGCCAGTGTTTGCGTTCTCTGGGTGGCGAAAGGGATCGAACAAAATTTCGGAAACGAGATAAAAGAAATGATGAGCGGACATCCGAAAGACAAGGTGATCGTTCACGATACGGCTGTCTTAGGTAGGCCAAATGTGTCGCAAATGAGTATTGATACTGCTAAAAATTGGGGAGCTGAAGTTGTGATCGTTACGAGCAATCCTGAAGGAAGTAGAGACGTTGTTAATGCTTGCAAAGGTGCAGGAATTTCAGCCTTTGGTCCTATTTGGGATTCTTAG